The genome window AAGAGCAAAATTCGAAAAAATATATATTCAAAGGAAATTAGAAGAATTTGACGGAAATGTTTCAAGAACAGCTGATGCAATGGGTATGGAAAGAAGTCATTTATATAGAAAAATGAAGCAATTAGAACTTATAAATGAGAGCGAAAAAAATACTGAGGAGGAAAAATTGAATGAAAACTGCAATTAAAGTAATCACTCTTTTTTTTATATCAGTATTAGCGATATATTTTTTATACAATAATAATATATTAGATCTAAATTCATTAAAGAATGCTTTTTATGAGCATAAAAAATTAATTTTATTAATTGCTATTCTACAAGTTATAAATTGTTTTTTAATGACTGCACGTTACTTCAGTATTTTAAAGATATTTAAAGTAAAGACGGATTTTCATAACGTAACAGCTGCTACTTTTGTAAGTAACGGTTTAGGACAATGGTTGCCTGGTTCAATGGCTTTTATTGAAGTTATTAGAATAGGATTAATGTTGGGAGCTGATAAGTATAATTTTTTAAATAAGAAAGAAAAAAAATTAGAAGGTGATAAAGAAATTAATTCGAATTCTTTTTTAGTAGAGAAGAATTTAAATGAACTTTCATTAAAGTCTAAACTTTTAGCAATTTCAATAATGGATAGAATTATTGGTATTCTTGTTATGTTAGGTTTTGGTATTATTTTTTTATTAAAAGAAATAATCTTTATGAAAAATACAATTCATTTAGAGTTAATTTTCTATTTTTCTTTTTCTATTTTTCTTTTTCTATTTTTAGTTGCCCTTCCTTTTATTTCAAGAATATTATTCATAAGGAAATTAATTACTAGAATTGAGAGAATTTTAATTACTCCTATAAAAGCTAAGTTGATAAAAAAAGTACTTAAAAAATGTTTTGAAGAGATTAATTCTCTTCTTGATGCAATCGCGCTAGGGAGTAAAAAAATTGCTTCATTTGGAGTACCAATTATTTTTAGCTGTTTTTCAGTCCTATCTTTAGTATTTTCTTTTTATTTCAGTGCCAAAGCAATTTCAGCTAATCTTCCTTTGCAAGTAATTTTTGCAGTATTACCAATGCTAAGTCTTGCTTCATTGATACCAATGGGGCTTGCTGGAATGGGTGGAATGCAAATAGTTAGTGTACTATTGTTTTCCATATTTGCTGTTTCCTCAAATACGGCCAGTTCGGCTCAGTTATTGCAGACTGCAGTCAATTTGTTGTCAATTTCTTGTGTAGGTCTCTTTTTTGCCCGTTTGAGTGCCAAACAAATTCATGCGATAATACAAGCAAAGAAAAATGCAAATTTACTCGCCAAAAGAAATATGTCTGACATAACAGACATTTAAATAGTAAAAAAATTTTATCTTTTTCAAGATTTTTGAATTATTTTGTGATATAATACTGAAGTCCTAGCTTGTTGCCCAATACTGCTGCTGAATTCTCTAACTATCGAATAATAGGTTAGTTTATTTCTAATAGCACTATCAAGCTAAGATTATGATATTAAAGACATTTATTTCTTTGAAAGGAGGTGGCAAATGCAAGGAAAAATCTATGATAATTCGTTTATCTCAACAATAGATTATCAAAAAGTTGAGGGGCTTCGAAAAGTATATGAGTGGATTCAGCTCCATACTGAGCTTTGCCATCTATATGCTAATATTAAAAGTAGTTCAGAAAAAGAAATTTTAAAGATAAAAGTAGATGAGTCTTTTCTTAAAGGAAAAGAGCTTATGGACGAAGTATTTCATGCAGAAGAAAGTCGGGATAGAAAAACTTATATACCTTTGTCTGGGATGAATCGTTTCGCTAGTAATAGTGAAGATAGTTTAACCTTATCCAGAAGAGATTTGTTAACTAATTTAGGTAAATCTGAAGTCCCAGCGTTAACTAATGTAAAAAAGGCTCCATTACCTAGTAGAACTTATTTAAAAAAGAAATAATAAAATTGAATGATCAATTATTAAAGGTTTGTGTATGGTTTTTATACAAGCCTTTTTTTTGATCATGAATTCAAATATATCTTTTAAGTCTTTTTTAGATTGGAAGATATATGATAAAAATAATTCAGTTTTCAGTACTTTTTCTTTTGTTTTTACTAATAATATTTCTTTTTTTTAAAATAAAACAAATTCCGAATTCTGTAAATAAAAAAAACCATTATTTAAGCCAAAGTATGTTAAAAAAATATAAATATGAATTGTATGTAAAAAACTCTTCCTGGAGTTTTTTGTCATCACTGGATAAGCTTCAAATTGGTGAATTTTATAATTTAATAGAATTTATAGATAACTCTGAAAAATGTTATTTAGGTATATTTTATTTAAGGAAATTTGATGATAGTGGAATTTATTTTCGCTCTGAAAAAAAAATTGGTGAATCAAAGTTACTAAAATTTTCTCAAGTTTATAATAAAACTTTGCAAACTAAAATTTTTTCAAGCAATTCAATATCTACAGAGAATTTGTTACTTTCAGATTGCACAAATTGGGTCAAATATTAAAATGAAAATCTTCTTAACTTTTATTTTAATAATTTTTGAACTTAATGTTTTATCAAAAGATAGTTTTGATAATTATATAACTTTAAAAATGGGCTCAAAATTTTGTATTTCAAACAAAAAAATATTAGAAATAAAAAATTTATCGGATGAAGTATTAAGCATTAAAAACAATATTCTAAATAATAAAATTTGTATTTATCCTGTAAAAATTGGGAATGGATATTTAGAATTACTACTCTCTGATGGAAGAAAAAGATTAAATCTTGTTATTCAAATTTTGCCAAATAAAAAAGAAAAAAATATTCCTCCTAAAAATAGAGGTGGAAATTCAAAAATAACTATATTTGATAAGAATTTAAAGAAAAAATATGTGATTGATGGATGGAAGTAATATTAATTAAATAATTAATATTACTAAACTTAATTTTATAAGCAACTTTTAAACTACATACTTGCGTTGTGCTCAAGCAATTGATACTTTTAAGAGTTCAGTATTTTGGCACATTTAACTCTGAGGTGCTTTGGTGTTTGGTTTTAGTAGTGGTGAATTGCTTCTTATAGCTTTAATTGCTTTATTATTGTTTGGTAATGATAAATTGCCAGAAAATATGAAAAAAATGATAAAAGGCTTAAATCAAGCAAAAAAAGTGGCAAAAGATGTTCAAGATTCTTGGCATGAAGTCAAAATTGATGTTCAAAGAAGCATTATGCTAGAAGAAGAATCAAATCAAATTAAGCAATTAATAAATGACTCCGCCGTTGAGGATACAAATCATATAGATATTCAAGGAAAACAAATAAATCATCTAGTTTCTCAGGAAGATCTAGATAGTCACTTCTCTAATTTTGAAAAAAATCAAGAAAATAATTTAGTAAATGCAAGCAACATTGAACTAAGCAATAATGAAGATGCTCATTTTCCTGAGCATTCTTATGTCTCAGCTAAAGAATATGCTAATTCTACTCATTTTGTTGGTCCAAGGTTATAATATTCTCCGCTCTTTTTATTATTTTCAATTCCAAAAAGTAATACGAATTCTTAGTTCAAAAAAATGACTCATAAGTACAATTATGGGCATATTTTTCCGATGCAAAAATGTTTATTTAACTTTTTTAGGAATTTTTATGCGGAGTATTCTATTTATTATTTCAGTAATTTTGATAATAGGATTAATTTTCTATTTTCTAATTTCTTTGAAAAAAAGTTATTATATGAAAAGAAAAAAATTAAGATTCTGGGTATTTAAAAGAAGAATAATGAGTATAAAAAATTTTGAAAATCTTTCTGAAATGATTTCTCGTGATATATTAGAAGCCCTTAGAGCTGGAAATCATATGCATATTCAAGCTAAAGCACTGTTGCCTTTATTACTTGATGTCAGAAAAACAGGTGAAAAATTGTTATCACAACAACATTTCTATCATATTATTTTATTTCCGTCAGGAGAAAGCCGAATAAGAAAGAAGGTAGAAAGATTGATTCAAATAGAAAAATTGTTAAAGTCCCTACCTAAACAAAGCATTTCATATGAAAATATTCATGAAAGGCTATAATTTGATAAGGATAATAATTATTTATGGAAAATGTAGTTAATTTTCCCACAAGAATGAAAAGAAAATCAGATGAAGTTTGGTATTGTCGTGAATATTGGAGTGGTGATTCTAGAGATGGCCAATTTATAAATGGAGATGGATATCACTATTTTGAAATGATTGGTGATGGTGTTGTCCAAAAAGCTTATGAATACTATGAAAATGATGAAGGCGAAGAGAAAGTAACACCCACTCCTGAACTAGTTGGAATTAATTGGTTTGAATTTTTTGGATTTGAAGACGAAGAACTCTTAGAAATTGTCAAAGAGCATGAATTTTATCATATAGAACAACTAGTTAAAAAGACTTCTTAGGAACCCTTGCCATCTAATAAATGAGCATTAGATTTCTACAAAACGAGGCTCTTTAGTTTTCGTTATAATTTGGAGAAACTAATGAAATATTATGAAATTCTTGGGGTTAGCAAGAATGCGAGCTCAGATGAAATAAAAAAAGCCTATCGAAAAATGGCTATGCAATATCACCCTGATAGAAATCCTGGAAATAA of Pigmentibacter sp. JX0631 contains these proteins:
- a CDS encoding twin-arginine translocase TatA/TatE family subunit, which gives rise to MFGFSSGELLLIALIALLLFGNDKLPENMKKMIKGLNQAKKVAKDVQDSWHEVKIDVQRSIMLEEESNQIKQLINDSAVEDTNHIDIQGKQINHLVSQEDLDSHFSNFEKNQENNLVNASNIELSNNEDAHFPEHSYVSAKEYANSTHFVGPRL
- a CDS encoding lysylphosphatidylglycerol synthase transmembrane domain-containing protein, yielding MKTAIKVITLFFISVLAIYFLYNNNILDLNSLKNAFYEHKKLILLIAILQVINCFLMTARYFSILKIFKVKTDFHNVTAATFVSNGLGQWLPGSMAFIEVIRIGLMLGADKYNFLNKKEKKLEGDKEINSNSFLVEKNLNELSLKSKLLAISIMDRIIGILVMLGFGIIFLLKEIIFMKNTIHLELIFYFSFSIFLFLFLVALPFISRILFIRKLITRIERILITPIKAKLIKKVLKKCFEEINSLLDAIALGSKKIASFGVPIIFSCFSVLSLVFSFYFSAKAISANLPLQVIFAVLPMLSLASLIPMGLAGMGGMQIVSVLLFSIFAVSSNTASSAQLLQTAVNLLSISCVGLFFARLSAKQIHAIIQAKKNANLLAKRNMSDITDI